The following coding sequences are from one Paraburkholderia caballeronis window:
- a CDS encoding ABC transporter substrate-binding protein gives MSRLWYTRCPAPTPFGIAAQQGLLQQEFAADGIDVAALQDADDVLIRRSHFTHSQPWSFRQGGNIPALWARSQGSDTRLIGVSWVDEFQALLTLDPHLEATRASLAGRRFGLPLNTRAQVVDFHRATALRGFASLLDAAGASLADVELIDLPHAPRGLEDAKPAADAPIGAWLDAQRSHEFAREAQALLRGEVDVVFVKGATGLDIANVTGARVLIDIGAQRDRRLHANNGTPRPLTVDAQLLRERPDLVERVLVRTLDVGDWAGAHPVEVASYVGREVRSAEHWVRRAYPGGLHRQLAIGLDADALDALSNFKRFLFEHAFIPNDFDFAQWVDPAPLAAALERRQAAGRAAA, from the coding sequence ATGAGCCGCCTCTGGTACACCCGCTGCCCCGCGCCGACGCCGTTCGGCATCGCCGCGCAGCAGGGTCTGCTGCAACAGGAGTTCGCCGCGGACGGCATCGACGTCGCCGCGTTGCAGGACGCCGACGACGTGCTGATCCGCCGTTCGCACTTCACGCATTCGCAGCCATGGTCGTTCCGCCAGGGCGGCAACATTCCGGCGTTGTGGGCACGCTCACAAGGCAGCGATACGCGGCTCATCGGCGTCAGCTGGGTGGACGAGTTCCAGGCGCTGCTCACGCTCGATCCGCACCTGGAAGCGACGCGCGCGTCGCTCGCCGGACGCCGCTTCGGGCTGCCGCTGAACACGCGCGCGCAGGTCGTCGATTTTCATCGCGCGACCGCGCTACGCGGCTTCGCCTCGCTGCTCGACGCGGCCGGCGCGTCGCTGGCCGACGTCGAACTGATCGACCTGCCGCACGCGCCGCGCGGCCTCGAAGACGCGAAGCCGGCCGCCGACGCGCCGATCGGCGCGTGGCTCGACGCGCAACGCTCGCACGAATTCGCGCGCGAAGCGCAGGCGCTGCTGCGCGGCGAGGTAGACGTGGTGTTCGTGAAGGGCGCGACGGGGCTCGACATCGCGAACGTGACCGGCGCGCGCGTGCTGATCGACATCGGCGCGCAGCGCGACCGCCGCCTGCATGCGAACAACGGCACGCCGCGCCCGCTGACCGTCGATGCGCAACTGCTGCGCGAGCGGCCCGACCTCGTCGAGCGCGTGCTGGTCCGCACGCTCGACGTCGGCGACTGGGCGGGCGCGCATCCGGTCGAGGTCGCAAGTTACGTCGGCCGCGAAGTGCGCAGCGCCGAGCATTGGGTGCGCCGCGCCTATCCGGGCGGGCTGCACCGGCAACTCGCGATCGGCCTCGACGCCGATGCGCTCGACGCGTTGTCGAACTTCAAACGCTTCCTGTTCGAACACGCGTTCATACCGAACGACTTCGATTTCGCGCAATGGGTCGATCCAGCGCCGCTCGCCGCCGCGCTCGAACGGCGGCAAGCGGCAGGCCGGGCCGCCGCGTGA
- a CDS encoding MetQ/NlpA family ABC transporter substrate-binding protein: MLMLPGFASAANDDAQRTLRIGFVPGPYADEFREGVEPQLVRKGYKIKYVEFRTGLEANQAVYSGEIAADVMQHEVYLKSYNDRNGTDLVGVVQVPTPPMGLYSTKHRTLADVKSGATVAVPNDPVNLERALKILQRIGWIRIRPNPNPVDVTERDLIANPAGIRIVPLENAQAPRALDDVDYAAIQGNFAISSGHRLTEALALEQMTSPYVNQVVVKATNRNSRTTTDIVEAYRSDAFRSAILGNHVYDGFRLPDYFGH, from the coding sequence ATGCTGATGCTGCCGGGCTTCGCGTCCGCCGCGAACGACGACGCGCAGCGCACGCTGCGCATCGGCTTCGTGCCGGGACCGTATGCGGACGAGTTCCGCGAAGGCGTCGAACCGCAACTGGTTCGCAAGGGCTACAAGATCAAATACGTGGAGTTCAGGACCGGCCTCGAAGCGAACCAGGCCGTCTACAGCGGCGAAATCGCCGCCGACGTGATGCAGCACGAGGTCTATCTGAAGTCGTACAACGACCGCAACGGCACCGACCTGGTCGGCGTCGTGCAGGTGCCGACGCCGCCGATGGGCCTCTATTCGACGAAGCACCGCACGCTCGCCGACGTGAAGTCCGGCGCGACCGTCGCGGTGCCGAACGATCCGGTGAACCTCGAACGCGCGCTGAAAATCCTGCAGCGGATCGGCTGGATCCGCATCCGCCCGAACCCGAATCCGGTGGACGTGACCGAGCGCGACCTGATCGCGAACCCGGCCGGCATCCGCATCGTGCCGCTCGAAAACGCGCAGGCGCCGCGCGCGCTCGACGACGTCGACTACGCGGCGATCCAGGGCAACTTCGCGATTTCGAGCGGCCACCGGCTGACCGAGGCGCTCGCGCTCGAACAGATGACGTCGCCGTATGTAAACCAGGTGGTCGTGAAGGCGACGAACCGCAATTCGCGCACGACGACGGATATCGTGGAAGCGTATCGCTCCGACGCGTTCCGCAGCGCGATTCTCGGCAATCACGTTTATGACGGGTTCCGGCTGCCCGATTATTTCGGGCATTGA
- a CDS encoding ABC transporter substrate-binding protein, translated as MIQNLLRTALVRCGVLSLAGACALAGPAAFAQTRGGTLNFVVTPEPTALVDVATTAVNVLKVSPKVVEGLLDYDFDFRPKPSLATSWEVADDGRRYVFHLRRGVKWQDGQPFTSADVAWSLQTLRSVHPRAKTTFANVTDIATPDPYTVVITLSKPAPYLIRAFSSSETPILPKHVYEGRDVLSNPANNAPIGTGPFRFVKWVRGSYIEYARNDDYWDKGKPYLDRVIVKVIEDPAARAVAFENGSVDLGADTPVPLSDLARLKADPKLAIETRGYEFQAGVARIEFNLDNPVLKNLKVRQAIASAIDRDVIRKVIYYGYATASASPLMPSNPYYDPAPTPYPFDVARANRLLDDAGYPRHADGTRFSLTLDPLPIGDLPARTAAYLKSALARVGIAVTIRTQDLPAYLKRIYTDRDFDFSVNGMSNLFDPVVGVARLYTTDNFRPGVPFTNGSHYSNPEIDRLFAQAAQETDETKRRQSFSQIQRILERDLPDLNLVSPQYVTVYARSVHDATTSPDGTAASFADVWLQR; from the coding sequence ATGATCCAGAACCTGCTGCGCACCGCGCTCGTGCGGTGCGGTGTCCTTTCGCTGGCCGGCGCGTGCGCGCTTGCCGGCCCCGCCGCGTTCGCGCAGACGCGCGGCGGCACGCTGAACTTCGTCGTCACGCCGGAGCCGACCGCGCTCGTCGACGTCGCGACAACGGCGGTAAACGTGCTGAAGGTGAGCCCGAAAGTCGTCGAAGGGCTGCTCGACTACGACTTCGATTTCAGGCCGAAACCGTCGCTCGCGACGTCATGGGAAGTCGCGGACGACGGCCGCCGCTACGTGTTCCACCTGCGCCGCGGCGTGAAATGGCAGGACGGCCAGCCGTTCACGTCGGCCGACGTCGCGTGGTCGCTGCAAACATTGCGCTCCGTGCATCCGCGCGCGAAAACGACCTTCGCGAACGTGACCGACATCGCGACGCCCGACCCGTACACGGTCGTCATCACGCTGTCGAAACCCGCGCCGTACCTGATCCGCGCGTTCTCGTCGTCGGAGACGCCGATCCTGCCGAAACACGTGTACGAGGGCCGGGACGTGCTGTCGAATCCGGCGAACAACGCGCCGATCGGCACCGGCCCGTTCCGTTTCGTGAAGTGGGTGCGCGGCAGCTACATCGAGTACGCGCGCAACGACGACTACTGGGACAAGGGCAAGCCGTATCTCGACCGCGTGATCGTCAAGGTGATCGAAGACCCGGCCGCGCGCGCGGTCGCGTTCGAAAACGGCTCGGTCGATCTCGGCGCGGACACGCCGGTGCCGCTGTCCGACCTCGCGCGGCTGAAGGCCGATCCGAAACTCGCGATCGAGACGCGCGGCTACGAATTCCAGGCCGGCGTCGCGCGGATCGAATTCAACCTCGACAACCCGGTGCTGAAGAACCTGAAGGTGCGCCAGGCGATTGCATCGGCAATCGACCGCGACGTGATCCGCAAGGTGATCTACTACGGTTACGCGACCGCCAGCGCGAGTCCGCTGATGCCGTCGAACCCGTACTACGATCCCGCGCCGACGCCGTATCCGTTCGACGTCGCGCGCGCGAACCGCCTGCTCGACGACGCCGGTTATCCGCGCCACGCGGACGGCACGCGCTTTTCGCTGACGCTCGACCCGCTGCCGATCGGCGACCTGCCCGCGCGCACCGCCGCGTACCTGAAGTCGGCGCTCGCGCGCGTCGGCATTGCGGTGACGATCCGCACCCAGGACCTGCCCGCGTATCTGAAGCGGATCTACACCGACCGCGACTTCGACTTCAGCGTGAACGGAATGAGCAACCTGTTCGATCCGGTCGTCGGCGTCGCGCGGCTCTATACGACCGACAACTTCCGGCCCGGCGTGCCGTTCACGAACGGCTCGCACTACAGCAACCCGGAGATCGACCGGCTGTTCGCGCAGGCCGCGCAGGAAACCGACGAAACGAAACGCAGGCAGTCGTTCTCGCAGATCCAGCGGATTCTCGAACGCGACCTGCCGGACCTGAACCTTGTATCGCCGCAATACGTGACCGTCTACGCGCGCAGCGTGCACGACGCGACGACGTCGCCGGACGGCACCGCCGCGAGTTTCGCGGACGTGTGGCTGCAACGCTGA
- a CDS encoding LLM class flavin-dependent oxidoreductase has translation MPVPSPASFIDSPASRILAQPLMLGLFLPIQAGGWSASTLPRTTDWSFDYNAGLVKQAEDFGFDLVFALSQWLPKGGYGGVFDGHALDSFMTLAALTARTERIVLVATSHVLYGPWHPLHFAKFCATLDHISNGRWGINVVTGHRAVEHEMFGWQRIEHDRRYELAAEFLDAVQQLWAQPDNFTCHPLQSSWRLNGAFVTPKPRYGRPLLVNATGSDAGIEFAARYSDVVFITSPAGSEIEAALAALPEHTARVKAAAARHGRPVRTLINPMVICRETPAEARAYRDAIVAHGDEGSFQRFDSDAHAWRGNAAQRQAAAARAVGGNISIVGSPEEIAAYIVRLHRAGIDGVQLSFFDFEPDLRFFGERVLPLLREAGLRH, from the coding sequence GTGCCGGTGCCCTCGCCGGCGTCGTTCATCGACAGCCCCGCGTCGCGCATTCTCGCGCAGCCACTGATGCTCGGCCTGTTCCTGCCGATCCAGGCGGGCGGCTGGAGCGCATCGACACTGCCGCGCACGACGGACTGGTCGTTCGACTACAACGCGGGCCTCGTGAAGCAGGCCGAGGACTTCGGCTTCGACCTCGTGTTCGCGCTGTCGCAATGGCTGCCGAAGGGCGGTTACGGCGGCGTGTTCGACGGCCACGCGCTCGACTCGTTCATGACGCTCGCCGCGCTGACCGCGCGCACCGAACGGATCGTGCTGGTCGCGACGAGCCACGTGCTGTACGGGCCGTGGCATCCGCTGCACTTCGCGAAGTTCTGCGCGACGCTCGATCACATCTCGAACGGCCGCTGGGGGATCAACGTCGTCACCGGCCATCGCGCGGTCGAGCACGAAATGTTCGGCTGGCAGCGGATCGAGCACGACCGCCGCTACGAACTCGCGGCCGAGTTTCTCGACGCCGTGCAGCAGTTGTGGGCGCAGCCGGACAACTTCACCTGCCACCCGCTGCAATCGTCGTGGCGGCTGAACGGCGCGTTCGTCACGCCGAAGCCGCGTTATGGCCGTCCGCTGCTCGTGAACGCCACCGGCTCCGACGCGGGGATCGAATTCGCCGCGCGTTATTCGGATGTCGTGTTCATCACCAGCCCCGCCGGTTCGGAGATCGAAGCGGCGCTCGCCGCGCTGCCCGAACACACGGCCCGCGTCAAAGCGGCCGCCGCGCGCCACGGCCGCCCGGTGCGCACGCTGATTAACCCGATGGTGATCTGCCGCGAGACGCCGGCCGAGGCGCGCGCGTATCGCGACGCGATCGTCGCCCACGGCGACGAAGGCAGCTTCCAGCGCTTCGACAGCGACGCGCACGCCTGGCGCGGCAACGCCGCGCAGCGCCAGGCCGCGGCGGCGCGCGCGGTCGGCGGCAACATCTCGATCGTCGGCTCGCCCGAGGAGATCGCGGCGTACATCGTGCGGCTGCATCGCGCCGGCATCGACGGCGTGCAGTTGAGCTTCTTCGACTTCGAACCGGACCTGCGCTTCTTCGGCGAACGCGTGCTGCCGCTGCTGCGCGAAGCCGGACTGCGCCACTGA